Proteins co-encoded in one Populus trichocarpa isolate Nisqually-1 chromosome 10, P.trichocarpa_v4.1, whole genome shotgun sequence genomic window:
- the LOC7458144 gene encoding receptor-like cytoplasmic kinase 176, whose amino-acid sequence MGSCFSARIKAESPSRNGGNTKYAGKGGNDKSGSSSKVSSSTVPSTPRTQGEILQSSNLKSFSFSELKAATRNFRPDSVLGEGGFGCVFKGWIDEHSLTAAKPGTGTVIAVKRLNQESSQGHQEWLAEINYLGQLYHPNLVKLIGYCLEDDHRLLVYEFMPKGSLENHLFRRASYFQPLSWNLRMKVALDAAKGLEYLHSDKAKVIYRDFKASNILLDSNYRAKLSDFGLAKDGPTGSKSHVSTRIMGTYGYAAPEYMATGHLTARSDVYSFGVVLLEMLSGRRAIDKNRPSKEHNLVEWARPYLSSKRRIFQVMDARIQGQYSSSDALKAANLAIQCLSTEPKYRPNMEAVVKALEQLHNSNDNDGSKGSRGENPRRVNRSSSNGPKYHRKNVKEVSNGKPASYAGPYISPLRT is encoded by the exons ATGGGGTCGTGCTTCAGTGCAAGAATTAAAGCTGAGAGTCCTTCTCGAAACG GGGGGAACACAAAATATGCTGGCAAAGGTGGGAATGACAAGAGTGGGTCAAGCAGCAAGGTCTCTTCTTCCACAGTGCCTTCAACTCCTCGGACACAGGGTGAGATCTTGCAGTCCTCAAATTTGAAGAGCTTTTCCTTTAGTGAATTAAAAGCAGCCACTAGGAACTTCCGTCCTGATAGTGTGTTGGGGGAAGGTGGTTTTGGTTGTGTCTTCAAAGGGTGGATTGATGAGCATTCATTGACAGCTGCCAAGCCTGGAACAGGTACAGTTATTGCTGTAAAGAGGCTTAACCAGGAGAGTTCCCAGGGTCACCAGGAATGGTTG GCAGAAATAAACTACCTGGGCCAGCTGTATCATCCAAATCTAGTAAAATTGATCGGCTATTGCTTAGAAGATGACCACCGTCTTCTGGTTTATGAGTTTATGCCCAAGGGAAGCTTGGAGAATCATCTTTTCAGAA GGGCTTCTTATTTTCAACCACTCTCGTGGAATCTCCGCATGAAGGTTGCCCTTGATGCTGCCAAGGGTCTAGAATATCTTCACAGTGACAAGGCGAAAGTTATATATAGAGACTTTAAGGCTTCTAATATCCTGCTCGATTCG AATTATAGAGCCAAACTCTCTGATTTTGGGTTGGCCAAGGATGGGCCAACAGGCAGTAAAAGCCATGTATCTACAAGGATCATGGGTACCTATGGTTACGCAGCTCCTGAATATATGGCAACAG GTCATCTAACTGCAAGGAGTGACGTATACAGTTTCGGGGTTGTTCTCCTTGAAATGTTATCTGGCAGACGAGCAATAGACAAAAACAGGCCCTCCAAGGAACACAATTTAGTTGAATGGGCGAGGCCTTACCTTAGCAGCAAGCGCAGAATTTTCCAAGTTATGGATGCTCGCATCCAAGGCCAGTATTCATCTAGTGATGCTCTGAAAGCAGCAAACCTTGCAATTCAATGCCTATCAACCGAACCGAAGTACAGGCCAAACATGGAAGCAGTGGTAAAAGCATTGGAACAACTTCATAATTCCAATGACAACGATGGATCCAAGGGCTCTCGTGGTGAAAACCCCCGAAGAGTTAATCGAAGTTCAAGCAATGGTCCTAAATATCACAGGAAAAATGTCAAAGAAGTTTCCAATGGAAAACCTGCCTCTTATGCCGGGCCATATATTTCACCTCTTCGTACATAA